TAAAGGACGAAAACAGGCGAAAGACCATGTCCGAAAAATGTGTAGTATCGGTAAAGGACTATGACTGGGACATGCTGGCATCGAAGCTATTGAAGACATATAGGGAATTCTAGATAAAGAGAGAAAATTAATATATAAACAAAAACCTTAGCTTGATAAACAGCCTGACGGAGATAATAAAATGATCAGTGTCATTATCCCTGCATATAATGAGGAATCAAGGATAGAAAAGACATTAACGGATTATATCGAAGGCTTGAAAGCGTCGGGCAGGGAATATGAATTAATTGTCGTATGCGACGGCAGTAAGGACAGGACAGCCGAAATAGCGTCCGGGTACGCGAAAGTACTGGAGTTCGCCGACAGGCTCGGAAAAGGAGGAGGCGTCCTTGAAGGCTTCAAAGCTGCCGGCGGCGATGTTTTAGGATATACGGACGCAGACAATTCGCTTAAAGTAGACCAGTTTATAAAGCTGATCGAGGAAATGGACAGGACTGGTGCCGGCTGCGTGATCGCGGACAGGAAGTCCAAAGAGTCCATCATTGTCGAGAGCCAGTACCTTATAAGAAGATTCGCGAGCGAGGCGTTCAATTTTATGCTGTCAAGGGCCATCTTCGGCCTTAAGATAAGAGATTCTCAATGCGGCGGTAAGATATTTAAGAAAGAATGTCTTGAGCCCGTAATACCAAAAATGGTATGCAAAGGGTTTGAGTTTGACGTCGAGCTTTTATGGCGGATAAAAAGTAATGGATGTGACATAGTCGAAGTGCCCGTCATATGGAAAGACGACAAAGGCAGCAAGTTCAGTTTTAAGTACATACCGTCAATGTTCGTGAACCTGATGAAAGTCAGGCTCGGGATCTATAAAAAAAATTAGAGATCAGGGGATTAACATCACCCAAAACATCTCGATAAATTTAAAGATTTGATCACAAAAAGAGAATTCAATATCATTTGAGGGTGAGCATTGTTGGCCGGTATGGATCCATTAGGATTGATCAGGGGAAATGAAAAAAAGATCTCGCTCCTGATAATTCTGGCAGCGGCCATTATCCTTTTCTATTTAGCCTTAACGACACAGGTCCGCCTGGTAGGTGACGGTTCTACTTATTATATGCAGATGCAGAGTATAGTGAACGACCTTGACATACAATATCAGGAAAAAGACATTATAAGGGCTTTAGATGTTCAGTTCGACATCCTTCCTCAGAACCTTTTCCTTATAAAAACTGGCAGCGGAGATTATTTTTATGGAAAAGATTTCTCATATGCTCTTTTTGCATCGCCGTTTTATATGTTCCTTGGTAACAACGGCATATTACTGTTCAATGCGCTGATGATATTTTCCATGATACTATTCGGGTACTTCCATCTTAGAAAAAATAACGGCAGCATCTTATCGATCATAGTATCATTGTTGTTCTTCGCCCTTTCAGTCGTTCTTATCTATATGTTCTGGATACATGCGGATATTTACAACATGTTCCTTATCATGACGGGAATGTTCCTCTGGACAGTATATCATGATAAAAAGGACATAAGGTGGCTGGGAGCCGCATCGCTCTTCCTCGGGCTGGCAGTTGTGGCAAAGGCACCTAATGCAGCCTTATTTATACCGATAATATCCTACGAGCTATACAATAGAAGATTAAAAAACTCGGCGATCATAGTGCTAATGGCGCTTATCCCGGTTCTCGTATTTTACGGTTATTTCCATATGAATGCAGGCACGCTGTCATTTTACGGAGGAGACAGATACAACTACATGACAGAATACCCGTTCGTAAACGGGTACGATAGCCAGAACGAGGCGGGGATCCCGTATTTTAGCATTAGCTCCGATAAAAAGGACATTATGTTAAACCTTAATGATATTACTATCATTCCGTACAATGTTTTTTATTATCTTTTCGGGAAATTTTCCGGCATATTATGGTATTATCCTCTTGCCGTCTTTGCAATGCTGGCATTTTTATTATCCTTTAAAGAAAGGAAAGATGAAAAAGTAAAAGACGATGGTAAACCGGTCGTATTTTCATGTATCGCCCTGTACATTTTAATGTTCACGACCGTTCTGGGTAATAATTACATGGGCGGCGCCTGTAATATCGGGAACAGGTATTTCTACATATATCCGATATTTTTATTGCTGATCGGAAAGGTCGACATTAAAAAGATCGCGATATTCATAGTGCTGGCATTGATCACGCTTTCGCCCATACTGATGCACCCCAATAAGGGGCCGGACCAGTTCGCGGACCATATAGATAAGTTCCCGTACCGGTATTTCCCAATAGAATATAGCCAGTTAGACAAATTGTGGATACCATCATATGAGTTTAACGGATTTGACGGCAGTATCTACAGGCTGGACAATAATGCCGAATATGCCACCGATGGCTTTTTTATAACCAACACGTCCGAAATGCTGTTAGTATCCGGTTCTGAAATGAACGAGACAAGACTGAGATTATTCTCCTATGAAAATGATAACATGATAAAGATCATTGTCGGGAGTAAAAATGTAAGTACGGTCTTAAATAAATACGGGTATGATACGATCGCTATTACAGATATTCAGCCGGAGTATAAGGATGGAAAATACTGGATATACAGGCTTTCAATAAGCAGTGACGGAAAAATCTTGATGATACCGATGACGGAAGAAAACATTGTACCCGGCCTGCCCGCCATGCAGGCATTATAATTTAATTATTATATTTTGATACAAAGTGTTTATAATATATTAAATAATGTAATAGAGTGATTTGGATGAGTAAACGTGCGCTTATCACAGGTATCACCGGCCAGGACGGTTCTTATCTGGCCGAGTTATTACTAAAGAAAAACTACGAGGTCTACGGGCTTGTCAGAAGGACGAGCAACGTGAGCACTTCAAGGATAGATCACATCCTCGATAAGATCAATATCGTAATAGGGGATATGTGCGACCAGAGCTCGCTTATCCATGTCATGAAAGAGTGCGAGCCCGACGAGATATATAACCTGGCCGCACAGTCATTCGTGGGCTCTTCATGGTCCCAGCCGTTGTATACGGGCGACGTCACCGCGCTTGGCGTGACAAGGCTGCTGGAGGCCATTAAGATCAACGAGCTTGACGCTAAATTTTATCAGGCATCATCGAGCGAAATGTACGGCAAGGTGCAGGAGACACCCCAGACCGAAAAAACCCCGTTCTATCCGAGAAGCCCGTACGCAGTGGCAAAATTATACGGCCACTGGATAACGGTCAATTATCGTGAAAGCTTCGACATGTTCGCCTGCAGCGGAATATTATTCAACCATGAGTCACCCCGAAGAGGCATCGAGTTCGTGACCAGGAAGATATCGGACGGAGTCGCAAGGATCTATCACGGCCTGCAGGATGAATTAAAGCTAGGCAACCTCGACGCCAAGAGAGACTGGGGATTCGCCGGGGACTATGTCGAGGCCATGTGGCTGATGCTGCAGCAGGAAAAGCCTGACGACTATGTCGTGGCCACTGGAGAGACTCACACGGTGAGGGAGTTCTGTGAGATCGCTTTCGAGGCGGCAGGACTTGACTGGGAGAAATACGTCAAGGTCGACCCGCGGTTCATGAGGCCGGCAGAAGTTGAACTGCTACTGGGAGATTCGACGAAGGCAAGAAAGGCCCTGGGATGGGAGCCGAAGGTCTCGTTTAAGGAACTCGCCAGGATGATGGTGAAAAGCGACATAGAGCTCGTCGAAAGGAACATAAGGAGCATGAAAAAGTAAGCAATATCGGAAAAGTCGTGCTCTGATATGATACTTTGAGCGGGATCAATATGACGTGGGCAGGTAAGAACGTCCTTATAACCGGTGCCAGCGGGTTCATAGGCAGGTATCTGGTCG
The nucleotide sequence above comes from Methanooceanicella nereidis. Encoded proteins:
- a CDS encoding dolichyl-phosphate beta-glucosyltransferase; protein product: MISVIIPAYNEESRIEKTLTDYIEGLKASGREYELIVVCDGSKDRTAEIASGYAKVLEFADRLGKGGGVLEGFKAAGGDVLGYTDADNSLKVDQFIKLIEEMDRTGAGCVIADRKSKESIIVESQYLIRRFASEAFNFMLSRAIFGLKIRDSQCGGKIFKKECLEPVIPKMVCKGFEFDVELLWRIKSNGCDIVEVPVIWKDDKGSKFSFKYIPSMFVNLMKVRLGIYKKN
- a CDS encoding ArnT family glycosyltransferase — its product is MAGMDPLGLIRGNEKKISLLIILAAAIILFYLALTTQVRLVGDGSTYYMQMQSIVNDLDIQYQEKDIIRALDVQFDILPQNLFLIKTGSGDYFYGKDFSYALFASPFYMFLGNNGILLFNALMIFSMILFGYFHLRKNNGSILSIIVSLLFFALSVVLIYMFWIHADIYNMFLIMTGMFLWTVYHDKKDIRWLGAASLFLGLAVVAKAPNAALFIPIISYELYNRRLKNSAIIVLMALIPVLVFYGYFHMNAGTLSFYGGDRYNYMTEYPFVNGYDSQNEAGIPYFSISSDKKDIMLNLNDITIIPYNVFYYLFGKFSGILWYYPLAVFAMLAFLLSFKERKDEKVKDDGKPVVFSCIALYILMFTTVLGNNYMGGACNIGNRYFYIYPIFLLLIGKVDIKKIAIFIVLALITLSPILMHPNKGPDQFADHIDKFPYRYFPIEYSQLDKLWIPSYEFNGFDGSIYRLDNNAEYATDGFFITNTSEMLLVSGSEMNETRLRLFSYENDNMIKIIVGSKNVSTVLNKYGYDTIAITDIQPEYKDGKYWIYRLSISSDGKILMIPMTEENIVPGLPAMQAL
- the gmd gene encoding GDP-mannose 4,6-dehydratase, which gives rise to MSKRALITGITGQDGSYLAELLLKKNYEVYGLVRRTSNVSTSRIDHILDKINIVIGDMCDQSSLIHVMKECEPDEIYNLAAQSFVGSSWSQPLYTGDVTALGVTRLLEAIKINELDAKFYQASSSEMYGKVQETPQTEKTPFYPRSPYAVAKLYGHWITVNYRESFDMFACSGILFNHESPRRGIEFVTRKISDGVARIYHGLQDELKLGNLDAKRDWGFAGDYVEAMWLMLQQEKPDDYVVATGETHTVREFCEIAFEAAGLDWEKYVKVDPRFMRPAEVELLLGDSTKARKALGWEPKVSFKELARMMVKSDIELVERNIRSMKK